The following proteins are co-located in the Acidicapsa acidisoli genome:
- a CDS encoding spermidine synthase encodes MTRSRWLFGCAVFLASFLLFLVEPMAAKQLLPIFGGSAAIWITCLVFFQTALLCAYLYAHWLTQRSSSPKSAHWGIHLFLLLSSTAAAILWAVRVIDHSNVLSHPFLAIFAALTISIGLPFLMLGATSPLLQVWLARIETRGIPYRLFALSNLASLLALSLYPTVIEPRFTLRAQRLVWCGGFVVFALISAVLTWRTRSVLQTASANSPAEEAGSPATPLFHKPLWLLLPMGASMQLSAVTSHITENIDPIPLLWILPLGVYLLTLILAFQFPKLLPRWIVTRLLVVLLAGLAYMLMQPDGSLPLRISLIFFLAELFVASLFCHSEAYALRPKRASETTLFYLLFAAGGAMGSFLIGIASPMIFSFNYDLALSFCVTAVLALAALWRSGWEQRLVWTTSSVLMLVLVFLLHRAYERNTPVAVRNFYGSLRVKQTVGYPGATIRTLTNGSIQHGTQIFTNELRTTPTTYYAEDSGIGLAMHGCCQNRPRNIGIVGLGAGTLAAYGQKGDRITFYEINPAVEPIARNLFTYIRDSGASISVVNGDARTSLTTEEPQHFDVLVIDAFSGDAIPLHLLTTEALEIYKRHLAPDGILAFHISNQHVDLEPVVAQLAKAAGMKVMRFSTPANEELGEFSATWMLLTNSPTFFEQPDVFNAAKEPVIDTNVRVWTDDYSSLLPVLHW; translated from the coding sequence ATGACCCGCTCTCGATGGCTCTTTGGTTGCGCTGTCTTTCTCGCGTCCTTTCTGCTTTTTCTGGTCGAGCCAATGGCAGCCAAGCAGTTGTTGCCGATCTTCGGAGGATCAGCCGCCATCTGGATCACCTGCCTGGTCTTCTTCCAGACGGCGCTCCTCTGCGCCTACCTTTACGCACACTGGTTGACCCAGCGCTCGTCGTCACCCAAGTCCGCTCATTGGGGTATCCATCTTTTCCTGCTTCTCTCGTCCACGGCTGCAGCGATCCTCTGGGCGGTTCGCGTCATCGATCACAGCAACGTACTGAGCCATCCGTTTCTGGCCATCTTCGCCGCGCTCACTATCTCTATCGGCCTTCCCTTCCTCATGCTCGGCGCTACCAGTCCGCTCCTTCAGGTCTGGCTGGCACGGATCGAGACACGCGGTATTCCATACCGCCTATTTGCGCTCTCGAACCTGGCTTCTCTACTTGCACTCAGCCTTTATCCCACTGTCATTGAACCCCGCTTCACTCTTCGGGCGCAGCGGCTCGTCTGGTGCGGCGGGTTTGTCGTATTCGCCCTGATATCGGCGGTTCTTACCTGGAGAACGCGCTCCGTACTCCAGACTGCAAGCGCGAATTCCCCGGCAGAAGAGGCCGGGAGCCCCGCAACGCCGCTCTTTCACAAGCCCCTCTGGCTGCTGCTGCCCATGGGCGCATCCATGCAGCTCAGCGCAGTCACAAGCCACATCACGGAAAACATCGACCCGATCCCGCTGCTGTGGATCCTGCCCCTCGGCGTCTATCTGCTCACGCTGATCCTTGCCTTCCAGTTTCCGAAGCTGCTGCCGCGCTGGATCGTGACCCGCCTGCTCGTCGTCCTGCTCGCCGGGTTGGCTTACATGCTCATGCAGCCGGATGGATCGCTGCCGCTCCGAATCAGCCTGATCTTCTTTCTCGCCGAACTCTTCGTTGCCAGCCTTTTCTGCCATTCGGAAGCCTACGCGCTGCGCCCCAAACGCGCCTCGGAGACAACCCTCTTCTATCTCCTCTTCGCCGCCGGCGGCGCGATGGGCTCGTTCCTGATCGGCATCGCATCGCCGATGATCTTTTCCTTCAACTACGACCTGGCCCTCTCTTTCTGCGTGACCGCAGTGCTCGCACTCGCCGCTCTCTGGCGATCCGGCTGGGAACAGCGGCTGGTCTGGACTACCTCCAGCGTTCTTATGCTGGTGCTCGTCTTCCTGCTTCACCGCGCGTATGAGCGCAATACCCCGGTCGCCGTCCGAAACTTCTACGGCAGCCTGCGCGTGAAACAGACCGTCGGATACCCTGGCGCAACCATCCGCACCCTCACCAACGGCTCCATCCAGCACGGAACACAGATATTTACCAATGAACTGAGAACCACCCCGACGACTTACTATGCCGAAGACTCAGGCATTGGTCTTGCCATGCACGGGTGCTGCCAGAACCGGCCGCGCAATATCGGCATCGTCGGTCTCGGCGCGGGAACCCTTGCAGCCTACGGTCAGAAAGGCGACCGCATCACCTTCTACGAAATCAATCCGGCCGTAGAGCCCATCGCCAGAAACCTGTTCACCTACATCCGCGACTCGGGCGCCAGCATCAGCGTCGTAAACGGAGATGCGCGAACCTCACTGACCACTGAGGAGCCGCAGCACTTCGATGTGCTGGTCATCGATGCGTTCTCCGGGGATGCGATTCCGCTGCATCTGCTCACCACCGAAGCTCTGGAAATCTACAAGCGGCATCTCGCACCCGACGGCATTCTCGCCTTCCACATCTCCAACCAGCACGTAGACCTCGAACCGGTCGTCGCGCAACTGGCCAAAGCCGCCGGAATGAAGGTGATGCGATTCTCCACCCCCGCCAACGAAGAACTGGGCGAGTTTTCCGCGACATGGATGCTGCTGACCAACAGCCCGACTTTCTTCGAACAGCCCGATGTTTTCAATGCCGCCAAAGAGCCGGTTATCGATACAAACGTTCGCGTCTGGACCGACGATTATTCCAGCCTCTTGCCCGTCCTTCACTGGTAG
- a CDS encoding CAP domain-containing protein — MARLNRVLAFALTAVLVTAQTAPSSQEIAPQVLPTDAQRLLALANESRVANGVAPLKWNPALAAAALQHCRRMAAKGNLSHQFDGEASLTDRAGQAGAYFSTVEENIAAGSAPTDPLEFHDGWLHSPGHRANLLNPAVDSVGIAVVVSHAITYAVADYARAVPALTRIEVETAFATLLRAKGLSILKTSQDARAYCAWTEGSRSLAFYNVPRYRMFWQNPDVTQLPQELVSQLATGHYREAAIASCPPHDVEGEFTVYRVAVLLY; from the coding sequence ATGGCGAGGCTCAATCGCGTGCTGGCGTTCGCGCTCACCGCCGTTTTGGTAACAGCTCAGACTGCACCCTCCTCCCAGGAAATCGCTCCCCAGGTCCTTCCCACAGACGCACAGCGGTTGCTAGCCCTCGCCAACGAATCCCGCGTCGCCAACGGAGTAGCCCCACTCAAGTGGAATCCGGCATTGGCCGCCGCCGCGCTCCAACACTGCCGGCGCATGGCGGCCAAAGGAAACCTCAGCCACCAATTCGATGGAGAAGCCAGCCTTACCGACCGCGCCGGACAGGCCGGGGCATACTTCAGCACTGTCGAAGAAAACATTGCCGCCGGCTCCGCTCCCACCGATCCCCTCGAATTTCACGATGGCTGGCTGCACTCGCCCGGCCATCGCGCCAACCTGCTCAACCCAGCGGTAGACAGCGTGGGAATAGCTGTCGTCGTGAGCCACGCAATAACCTATGCCGTAGCCGACTACGCCCGTGCGGTGCCCGCGTTAACTCGCATAGAGGTCGAAACAGCCTTCGCTACGCTGTTGCGGGCAAAGGGTCTGTCCATCCTGAAAACCAGTCAGGATGCGCGCGCCTACTGCGCCTGGACTGAAGGAAGCCGTAGCCTTGCGTTTTACAACGTGCCCCGTTATCGCATGTTCTGGCAAAATCCCGATGTCACGCAACTTCCCCAGGAGCTGGTAAGTCAGCTTGCGACAGGACATTACCGCGAGGCTGCAATCGCGAGTTGTCCCCCGCACGACGTAGAAGGCGAGTTCACCGTCTATCGCGTCGCAGTTCTGCTCTACTGA
- a CDS encoding energy transducer TonB: protein MRVFLSRLKFLLKAERSQHRGTLLSIVVHSSLVLLLFGGFHKSSVVMAPYRLPGTAQGVTLLTYFSPGSFQAVTSKSPIKSPEKTRPAPAIHLDLRTSQPIRSEAAQSQAGIGTSAQSGLGEGDITIALQSYFPYPTPDLSALPHGTKGDVILDAVIDETGKITALTLLKGLGSPVDESVIATVQQWRYTPAMRKGVPVVSEQELHFHYERS from the coding sequence ATGCGTGTTTTCCTTTCACGGTTGAAATTCCTGTTGAAAGCGGAACGTTCGCAGCATAGGGGCACGCTGCTATCCATCGTTGTTCACTCCAGCCTTGTCCTCCTGCTCTTTGGCGGTTTCCATAAGTCTTCCGTGGTAATGGCGCCCTATCGGCTGCCCGGTACCGCTCAGGGGGTCACCCTGTTGACGTACTTCAGCCCTGGCAGTTTTCAGGCGGTAACCTCGAAATCCCCGATAAAAAGCCCGGAGAAGACCAGACCGGCTCCCGCGATTCATCTCGATTTGAGAACATCCCAGCCGATTCGGTCCGAGGCTGCGCAATCGCAGGCAGGCATTGGAACGTCGGCGCAAAGCGGGCTTGGCGAGGGCGATATCACCATAGCTTTGCAGAGCTACTTTCCGTATCCGACGCCGGATCTATCGGCTCTGCCGCATGGTACAAAGGGCGACGTGATCTTGGATGCGGTGATCGACGAGACGGGTAAAATCACCGCACTCACCTTGCTCAAGGGGCTGGGCTCGCCTGTCGATGAGTCGGTAATCGCGACCGTGCAGCAGTGGCGATATACACCGGCGATGCGTAAGGGCGTGCCGGTGGTTAGCGAACAAGAACTGCATTTTCACTATGAGCGAAGCTGA
- a CDS encoding ATP-binding protein, which yields MDEVCQECGGAGMVLAVDAAGRRVARVCRCQQAAVSEHKVAAARVPKRYQHCILDSFDTTFPKADRSLSKALATARGFVKGYPVETDGKGLLITGSIGVGKTHLAVGILLALVAEKGAQALFYDYRELLKQIQHSYNPQVNSTELDVLKPVFDAEVLVLDELGAQKPTDWVWDTVALILNTRYNDKRTTIITTNYADLPPAAASLSSTQRAVREETLGDRIGERMRSRLTEMCVRLEMNGADFRQGVARAKFG from the coding sequence ATGGATGAGGTTTGCCAAGAGTGCGGTGGGGCGGGGATGGTGCTGGCGGTAGATGCAGCTGGAAGACGGGTGGCGCGCGTCTGCCGCTGCCAGCAGGCAGCCGTCAGCGAGCATAAGGTCGCGGCGGCGCGGGTGCCGAAGCGGTATCAGCACTGCATCCTGGATAGCTTCGACACTACGTTTCCCAAGGCGGACCGATCCCTGAGCAAGGCGCTTGCGACGGCCCGGGGCTTCGTCAAAGGCTACCCCGTTGAGACGGATGGCAAGGGATTGCTGATTACCGGGTCCATTGGGGTGGGCAAAACGCATCTCGCTGTCGGGATACTGCTGGCGCTGGTGGCGGAAAAGGGCGCGCAGGCGCTCTTTTACGACTATCGGGAACTACTGAAGCAGATTCAGCACAGCTACAATCCGCAGGTCAATTCCACGGAGTTGGATGTTCTCAAGCCGGTATTCGATGCCGAAGTGCTGGTGCTGGACGAGCTAGGAGCCCAGAAGCCCACGGACTGGGTCTGGGACACGGTTGCGCTGATTCTGAACACCCGCTACAACGACAAACGGACGACGATTATCACCACGAACTATGCGGATTTGCCTCCGGCGGCCGCAAGCCTTTCCTCGACACAGCGGGCTGTGCGCGAAGAAACGCTGGGAGACCGCATTGGAGAACGCATGCGGTCGCGGCTTACGGAGATGTGCGTGCGACTGGAAATGAACGGCGCAGATTTTCGCCAGGGAGTGGCGCGAGCCAAATTCGGTTGA
- a CDS encoding DUF2393 domain-containing protein — MEPEITSTESTGQSSIGRERNWAPLAIAVAVGIVIVVAGLLLSGRARHAQDSGGLSGTPDPYAARLPITNLAMSESSNLAGGKVTYLDGHITNTGDRTVNEVVVQVTFRDYANKVAQSQKLPLTLIRMREPYIDTVMVSAAPLKPGAQQDFRLNFDTVSPDWAGALPEVQILHVGLK, encoded by the coding sequence ATGGAACCCGAGATCACATCCACTGAATCCACAGGCCAATCTTCCATTGGGCGAGAGCGAAACTGGGCGCCTCTGGCAATCGCGGTTGCCGTTGGAATTGTGATTGTGGTGGCGGGTCTTCTCCTGAGCGGCCGTGCGAGGCATGCGCAGGACTCTGGCGGTTTGTCCGGGACTCCAGATCCATATGCGGCCAGGCTTCCCATTACCAATCTGGCAATGAGCGAGTCCTCCAACCTGGCCGGCGGCAAGGTTACCTATCTGGACGGTCATATCACTAATACGGGGGACCGCACTGTGAATGAGGTCGTGGTGCAGGTGACGTTCCGCGATTATGCGAACAAGGTGGCGCAGAGCCAGAAATTGCCCTTGACGCTGATCCGGATGCGGGAGCCGTATATCGACACGGTAATGGTGTCAGCCGCTCCGCTGAAGCCGGGGGCGCAGCAAGACTTTCGGCTGAACTTTGACACGGTTTCTCCGGATTGGGCTGGGGCCTTGCCCGAGGTGCAAATCCTGCATGTTGGACTCAAGTAA
- a CDS encoding MarR family winged helix-turn-helix transcriptional regulator: MKDLSRNQLEVSDLKGHVGFWLRFVSNHVSYAFARKLLSTDVTVAEWVVLREMYDAESMAPSRLAEATGLTRGAVSKLVDRLFHKELLTRIERDDDRRYQTIALTEAGRKLVPKLAALADENDAEFFSALTPRERQALIETLRKLVEANRLTKLPTE; this comes from the coding sequence ATGAAGGATCTGAGCCGAAATCAACTCGAAGTCAGCGATCTCAAAGGCCATGTGGGGTTCTGGCTCCGATTTGTTTCGAACCATGTCTCGTATGCATTTGCGCGGAAGCTGCTGAGCACGGATGTCACAGTGGCGGAGTGGGTGGTGTTGCGCGAGATGTACGACGCCGAGAGCATGGCGCCGAGCCGGTTGGCGGAGGCGACGGGGCTGACGCGGGGAGCTGTATCGAAGCTGGTGGACCGGCTGTTTCACAAGGAATTGCTGACGCGGATCGAGCGAGACGATGATCGGCGATATCAGACCATTGCGCTGACCGAGGCGGGCAGGAAACTGGTGCCGAAGCTGGCCGCGCTGGCCGACGAAAACGATGCCGAGTTCTTCTCTGCGCTGACGCCGCGAGAGAGGCAGGCGTTGATTGAGACCCTCAGGAAACTGGTCGAGGCCAATCGTCTGACGAAGTTGCCAACGGAATGA
- the rpmE gene encoding 50S ribosomal protein L31, with protein MPKQGIHPAYGPTQVHCSCGNTFETRSTHKGKISLEICSNCHPFFTGKQRLVDTAGRVERFRRKYAEKATPAATK; from the coding sequence ATGCCAAAGCAAGGAATTCACCCCGCTTACGGACCTACGCAGGTCCACTGCTCGTGCGGAAACACGTTCGAGACCCGTTCGACCCACAAGGGCAAGATCAGCTTGGAAATCTGCTCCAACTGCCACCCGTTCTTCACCGGCAAGCAGCGTCTGGTCGATACCGCGGGCCGCGTTGAGCGCTTCCGCCGCAAGTACGCCGAAAAGGCGACGCCTGCCGCGACCAAGTAA
- the rfbB gene encoding dTDP-glucose 4,6-dehydratase — MLTHESPVLVTGGAGFIGSHFVLDWFSTVGTPLVNLDKLTYAGNLRNLLPVADLPGYHFVRGDIRDRELIDRLMNEFSPRAIVHLAAESHVDRSLVGPGEFLDTNIHGTFVLLEAARAYLDKLDSDDRAKFRFLHVSTDEVFGSLKPGDAPFEETFAFRPNSPYAASKAASDLLVRAWGKSYGFPAVVTNCSNNYGPLQFPEKLLPLILNRAIHGEPLPIYGDGLQVRDWLYVGDHAAALRVALEKGVPGQTYNIGGWNEQANLDTVQMLCALLDEFLPNSPHRPHAQLMKFVTDRPGHDRRYAINATKAERELGWRPKETFASGLRKTVRWYLDNQAWVQEVTSGAYREWMETNYGAR, encoded by the coding sequence ATGCTCACTCATGAATCTCCTGTCCTTGTGACTGGCGGCGCCGGATTTATCGGCTCGCACTTTGTTCTGGACTGGTTCTCGACAGTCGGTACGCCGTTGGTGAACCTGGACAAGCTCACGTACGCCGGTAATCTGCGCAATCTGCTGCCCGTCGCCGATCTGCCCGGGTATCACTTTGTGCGCGGCGATATTCGGGATCGAGAGCTGATCGACCGCCTGATGAACGAATTCTCTCCGCGGGCGATTGTGCATCTGGCTGCTGAAAGCCATGTCGACAGGTCGCTGGTCGGGCCGGGCGAGTTTCTCGATACCAACATTCACGGAACGTTTGTGCTGCTGGAGGCCGCGCGGGCCTATTTGGACAAGCTGGACTCCGACGATCGCGCAAAGTTCCGCTTTCTGCACGTTTCCACGGATGAGGTATTCGGTTCATTGAAGCCGGGCGATGCTCCGTTCGAGGAGACATTTGCCTTCCGGCCGAATAGTCCTTACGCCGCCTCGAAGGCTGCAAGCGATCTTTTGGTGCGCGCCTGGGGCAAAAGTTACGGATTTCCGGCTGTAGTGACCAATTGCTCGAACAATTACGGGCCGCTGCAGTTTCCAGAGAAGCTGTTGCCGCTGATTCTGAACCGCGCCATTCACGGCGAGCCGCTGCCGATCTATGGTGACGGCTTGCAGGTGCGGGACTGGCTCTACGTCGGCGATCACGCGGCGGCGTTGCGGGTGGCGCTCGAAAAGGGTGTTCCGGGGCAGACGTACAACATCGGCGGATGGAATGAGCAGGCCAATCTGGATACGGTGCAGATGCTGTGCGCGCTGCTCGACGAGTTTTTGCCCAATTCGCCGCACCGGCCCCATGCGCAGTTGATGAAATTTGTCACCGACCGGCCGGGGCATGACCGCCGATACGCAATCAATGCAACGAAGGCTGAGCGGGAGCTGGGCTGGCGGCCCAAAGAAACCTTTGCGTCGGGGCTGCGAAAGACGGTGCGCTGGTATCTGGATAACCAGGCCTGGGTGCAGGAAGTGACCTCGGGAGCATATCGGGAGTGGATGGAGACGAATTACGGTGCACGATAG
- a CDS encoding OmpA family protein — translation MMIRNMYRKNFPGQVAVFALASALCVSAAAQQPADGTSNPAPSAAQSSPGAQDQGNKLSAPPKEGFWGRVNPFARKKWVDRRLDPIKGELNELDEVNAKNARDIKDVDSRAQAGINKAQTTADGANQIATAAGQQAQQAGTIAGQASGKVDQLNGTVNGLDKYAEKNTLSIAFRRGSTVLSDDDKKQLDDLAANLTGHQGYLLEVEAHAPGSGSLGIQNSNRLAEVVKRYLVTQHEIPVYRMHSVALGNAPVAPTATGDTKETPVHTSYVELRLMENSLAAQDGSTPRLNPSQSGAVQP, via the coding sequence ATGATGATTCGAAATATGTATCGAAAAAATTTCCCCGGCCAGGTCGCCGTATTCGCACTGGCATCTGCGTTATGTGTTTCTGCGGCTGCACAGCAGCCTGCAGATGGAACCAGCAACCCCGCCCCTTCGGCTGCGCAGTCCTCCCCCGGCGCTCAGGATCAAGGAAATAAACTGAGCGCGCCTCCGAAGGAGGGGTTCTGGGGCAGAGTAAACCCCTTCGCCAGAAAGAAGTGGGTAGACCGTCGGCTTGACCCGATCAAGGGTGAGTTGAACGAGCTGGACGAAGTAAACGCGAAGAATGCCCGCGACATCAAGGATGTTGACAGCCGCGCACAGGCTGGCATCAATAAGGCCCAGACGACTGCCGATGGCGCAAATCAGATAGCGACCGCTGCGGGGCAGCAGGCTCAACAGGCAGGGACGATTGCCGGCCAGGCGAGCGGGAAAGTCGATCAGTTGAATGGTACAGTCAACGGACTGGACAAGTACGCCGAGAAAAACACCCTCTCGATCGCTTTCCGGCGTGGTTCGACAGTGCTGTCGGATGACGACAAAAAGCAACTCGACGACCTTGCGGCAAATCTTACCGGGCATCAGGGCTATCTGCTGGAAGTGGAAGCCCACGCTCCAGGATCTGGAAGCCTCGGTATCCAGAATTCCAACCGGTTAGCTGAGGTAGTGAAGCGCTACCTCGTAACCCAACATGAAATTCCCGTCTACCGAATGCACTCCGTAGCGCTGGGCAACGCCCCGGTTGCGCCGACTGCAACTGGCGATACGAAAGAGACGCCAGTTCACACGAGCTATGTTGAGCTCCGGTTGATGGAAAACAGTTTGGCGGCCCAGGATGGGTCCACCCCCCGGTTAAACCCATCCCAGTCAGGTGCGGTCCAACCCTAA
- a CDS encoding P-loop NTPase family protein, with translation MFDPAAGSDTALLFTEQLLVFATVIGSIAALPSFIEFISGVRKRKERIDLSLEDEAVDQLHPRLAGMDELLTSIEDLVDRARFPQAYQELKIGNEVLIIGPSQSGKKSLAQTLAKATGMERLVTVYNPRDSDALAKAKSLVSGYKRKKVMLLLPRIDLAYKSSDPDVLTELDALIESTSERQNVLVVATTVSFEPDSDLDNLFGIKLALPGAEVIGVNRREIPDEVQPEVQQMMADVARFYLAEAKRRGSQVQGMSEDEFCALILADAMNPAEVEDIVVLCETAALFRRRTGRASQLIFTREILNTAIARVVIG, from the coding sequence ATGTTCGACCCGGCCGCCGGTAGCGACACAGCACTTCTGTTTACGGAGCAGTTGCTGGTCTTCGCGACCGTGATCGGCTCGATTGCTGCGCTGCCCAGCTTCATCGAATTCATCTCCGGCGTGCGTAAGCGCAAGGAGCGCATCGATCTGTCGCTTGAAGACGAGGCAGTTGACCAACTCCACCCTCGCCTTGCGGGCATGGACGAATTGCTCACCTCCATTGAGGACCTTGTGGACCGAGCGCGTTTCCCGCAGGCGTATCAGGAGCTGAAGATCGGCAACGAGGTGCTCATCATCGGCCCCAGCCAGAGCGGAAAGAAATCCCTCGCTCAGACTCTCGCGAAGGCCACCGGCATGGAGCGGCTGGTCACCGTCTACAACCCCCGCGACTCGGACGCGCTGGCCAAGGCCAAGAGCCTGGTCAGCGGGTATAAGCGCAAGAAAGTGATGCTGCTCCTGCCGCGCATCGACCTTGCGTACAAGTCGAGCGACCCGGATGTGCTGACCGAACTCGACGCCCTGATCGAGAGCACCTCCGAGCGGCAGAACGTGCTCGTTGTCGCCACAACAGTCAGTTTCGAACCGGACAGCGATCTGGACAATCTCTTCGGTATCAAGCTGGCGCTGCCCGGAGCTGAGGTTATCGGCGTTAACCGTCGGGAAATTCCGGACGAGGTTCAGCCCGAAGTCCAGCAGATGATGGCGGATGTGGCCCGCTTCTACCTGGCTGAGGCGAAGCGCCGCGGTTCTCAGGTCCAGGGCATGAGCGAAGACGAGTTCTGCGCCCTGATCCTCGCAGACGCGATGAACCCCGCCGAAGTCGAGGACATTGTGGTGCTTTGCGAAACGGCTGCGCTCTTTCGCCGCCGCACCGGACGCGCAAGCCAACTGATCTTTACCCGCGAAATCCTCAATACAGCCATCGCCCGCGTCGTAATTGGCTGA
- a CDS encoding DUF1398 family protein produces MTTMGEATMNTEVMHWATEGSEAGQLRFPEVVGALVAAGVESYCADLVRGEKTYNMPSGENYVVKSKLPVTAIADEYSEEGVVAAIRGAQADAIRYPEFLLKSRAAGVVAYWVFLIGRRAVYLGRKGEVHIEEFPGARS; encoded by the coding sequence ATGACCACGATGGGAGAAGCAACCATGAATACGGAAGTGATGCACTGGGCAACCGAAGGATCGGAAGCGGGCCAACTACGCTTTCCGGAGGTGGTGGGAGCACTGGTAGCCGCGGGTGTGGAGTCGTATTGTGCGGATCTCGTTCGCGGCGAGAAAACCTACAATATGCCGAGCGGCGAGAACTATGTGGTGAAGTCGAAGCTGCCGGTGACTGCAATTGCCGACGAGTATTCCGAGGAAGGGGTGGTCGCTGCGATTCGCGGAGCGCAGGCCGATGCGATCCGATACCCGGAGTTTCTGCTGAAATCCCGGGCGGCTGGGGTGGTGGCTTACTGGGTTTTCTTGATCGGGCGGCGGGCTGTGTATCTGGGACGCAAGGGCGAGGTTCATATTGAGGAGTTTCCCGGTGCGCGGTCTTGA
- a CDS encoding L-fucose dehydrogenase, whose product MDLGLKDKVIIVTGGGAGIGAGISRACLAEGARVVVLSRPSKNVEDFMAEMKAVDAKCELVEAHLEDTQRCKDVIAEIEASYGAIDGLVNNAGVNDGCGLESGSVERFLESLGKNLTHYYALAHYALPALKKSQGSIVNISSKVALTGQGGTSGYAASKGAQLALTREWAAELLPYNIRVNAVLPAEVMTPLYSRWLQTLGDPDAKLKEITDKIPLGHRMTLSSEIAAATVFLLSPTQSGHTTGQHLIVDGGYVHLDRALT is encoded by the coding sequence ATGGATCTGGGATTGAAAGATAAAGTCATTATTGTCACCGGCGGGGGGGCCGGGATCGGCGCGGGCATTTCGCGCGCCTGTCTTGCGGAAGGCGCAAGGGTTGTGGTGCTGAGCAGGCCGTCCAAGAACGTTGAAGATTTCATGGCCGAGATGAAGGCTGTGGACGCCAAATGCGAACTCGTCGAGGCGCATCTCGAGGATACGCAACGTTGCAAGGACGTGATTGCCGAAATCGAGGCCAGCTATGGCGCAATCGATGGCCTGGTGAACAATGCCGGAGTCAACGACGGGTGCGGTCTGGAGTCGGGCAGCGTCGAGCGGTTTCTGGAGAGCCTCGGCAAAAATCTGACGCATTATTACGCCCTGGCTCATTACGCGCTGCCTGCGCTTAAGAAATCGCAGGGCTCAATTGTCAATATCAGCTCAAAGGTCGCGCTCACCGGGCAGGGCGGGACGTCCGGCTATGCGGCTTCAAAGGGCGCGCAGCTTGCGCTGACCCGCGAGTGGGCGGCGGAGTTGCTGCCGTATAACATCCGCGTGAATGCGGTGCTCCCGGCCGAGGTGATGACGCCGCTTTACAGCCGCTGGCTGCAGACGCTAGGTGATCCCGATGCGAAGCTCAAGGAGATTACTGACAAGATTCCGCTGGGGCACAGGATGACTCTGTCTTCGGAGATCGCAGCGGCGACGGTGTTTCTGCTTTCTCCCACGCAGTCGGGCCACACAACCGGGCAACACCTGATTGTGGACGGCGGATATGTGCATCTGGATCGGGCGCTGACTTAG